Proteins found in one Aspergillus chevalieri M1 DNA, chromosome 2, nearly complete sequence genomic segment:
- a CDS encoding uncharacterized protein (COG:S;~EggNog:ENOG410PNF1) — protein sequence MFVFRPKDLPPDPVYPADLKKLGYFITDNDQIKKISDPEQDFQFKINRNPRWNEAQREAMNACIRTIVHSRLRDQGMTTLRLPPTASPKEPHVPIFISSNLSTAKRVVVVFGEPIQDVGIWAYRSVGMQGINAGSAVSLAQEILHLQKKDDQQQQKQVPESTDKPQHVTSDTALILANTGQLIWYCGGRRAITHASWMALPRRSAVDPPYRMTGRNSIPGNANWQEHVESVFEEVLAARGRLVREDAKIDIIGISEGGLGAIRYLASDWSSWSRYINAICLASPLHFANIDLNPYDNDNEAETETETNNQNNPNSFASFLLARGRAYVVSPEPRGVPVPGIEDHGCNCFASGEELNIECVMGAAWKEMMQWFEKVHADPEYCEDQYDVRTVEAKGGVLPESGVQVVHTGVDNEDESGGVAIEV from the exons ATGTTCGTCTTTCGCCCCAAGGATCTCCCTCCTGACCCGGTCTATCCTGCGGATCTCAAGAAACTAGG GTACTTCATCACCGACAACGACCAGATCAAAAAGATCTCAGACCCAGAGCAAGACTTCCAATTCAAAATCAACCGCAACCCGCGCTGGAATGAAGCCCAACGAGAAGCCATGAACG CTTGCATCCGCACCATCGTCCACTCCCGTCTCCGCGACCAGGGCATGACAACTCTCCGTCTCCCGCCAACCGCAAGCCCCAAAGAACCACATGTCCCGATCTTCATCTCATCTAACCTCTCCACCGCCAAAcgcgtcgtcgtcgtcttcggAGAACCCATCCAAGACGTCGGCATCTGGGCCTACCGAAGCGTCGGAATGCAAGGTATCAACGCGGGTTCAGCCGTCTCGTTGGCGCAGGagatcctccatctccagaaAAAAGAcgaccagcagcagcaaaagcAGGTCCCAGAATCCACCGACAAGCCGCAGCACGTCACTTCCGACACAGCCCTCATCCTCGCGAACACAGGCCAGTTGATCTGGTACTGTGGTGGCCGTCGTGCTATCACCCATGCTAGCTGGATGGCTCTCCCGCGACGTTCGGCTGTTGATCCGCCCTATAGGATGACGGGCCGTAACTCGATCCCTGGGAATGCTAACTGGCAGGAACATGTGGAGAGTGTCTTTGAGGAGGTTCTGGCTGCGAGGGGCCGACTTGTGAGGGAGGATGCTAAGATTGATATCATTGGGATTTCTGAGGGTGGGCTTGGTGCTATTCGGTATTTGGCGAGTGATT GGTCCTCTTGGAGCCGCTACATCAACGCAATCTGCCTAGCCAGTCCCCTCCATTTCGCAAACATCGATCTAAACCCAtacgacaacgacaacgaaGCCGAAACCGAAACCGAAACAAATAACCAAAACAACCCCAACTCATTCGCATCCTTCCTCCTCGCCCGCGGCCGCGCATATGTCGTCTCTCCCGAACCCCGCGGCGTACCTGTTCCCGGAATCGAGGATCATGGCTGCAACTGCTTCGCGTCTGGGGAGGAGTTGAATATCGAATGTGTTATGGGCGCTGCGTGGAAGGAGATGATGCAGTGGTTTGAGAAGGTGCATGCGGATCCGGAGTATTGTGAGGATCAGTATGATGTGAGGACTGTGGAGGCTAAGGGAGGCGTTCTTCCTGAGAGTGGTGTTCAGGTTGTCCATACGGGAGTTGATAATGAGGATGAAAGTGGAGGTGTTGCAATTGAGGTTTAG
- a CDS encoding uncharacterized protein (COG:S;~EggNog:ENOG410PV45;~InterPro:IPR011990,IPR027417,IPR031350;~PFAM:PF17109;~go_function: GO:0005515 - protein binding [Evidence IEA]), producing MTVQHVSTPASNSTPTSLDAAANKEISAIWAQVQARVIQLAGGDTKKIKTNLSIDGVLARLDQAQESREESSSSKAKVYNTIRATFNTTLQVIQTVGEIVSQGASEVFGPTDLCFNVISYVISAWQGYQGIFESLADLLDRCAQYLSRLEYYVRGGMDAKLTKVACQHLQLFVEVCDRTIELSRSKRKKLRVFTKILFLDDNDIDDLLQKMASLVDQEGRLVTAQMFNFVSEAVNNTQKNLAISHEMDEKIDVLMEDRFDQRKEHEIKRRRDIVLKTLAFEENKLDPVKKEPDPYWHRNYHNYRKSVVPGTGQWIFDDPRYAAWESNRKGRSPILAIKGVEGSGKSYLTSTIIRSLRNRSAAEDSGSRTLVAFYFLEGESKEEVRKANHFDIIAKSIIWQLVQSDASYLKSVASICEKTKDLDPDEILSQLLFDNNDLDRMDATFFIIIDGLGDVIGDGFVRFLQKASELWKDRHIRILLNGHTRAFEQLATVKGVFFQSIPISARNRSDVELFIESRMNSIDALKDTARMGVPALRKKICDTLCQRTAGDFFRINTVLKRISSLDYVNDIDRVLADAGKERSQQILADIDKLNNTRTPKELSEINEIILWILHGREWFKPYQMASVLYLKSGELSLLPLESKLSLKYHLFDIDTDGDIDFSSYEIPELIPEKSQVIQEDSSPDTSARVQPNEVSIVRHFLRTVCPPEVYGKFDFETFFEQKLSGKRCRIYRDDKDASEIKMALTCLRILTEERDERSEILRPYAISYVLQHLSSVDLAFADRDLKSAVGPRLLKLFTEDTATDALVWADDATKAVPLGTQIRTTWLDSDVGVEQVLRWFGDSAVISEISNLKDREWISELMTSSDPKKVLLLPFAKRMAVHWLRCPSMRPFARNAFFFLFDFLDKLEGSNEYLAGGTSVDLMAPSLDRIHEVEEWSQRLLEIEEKDSLWEVQVAIILESFSFASESQARCRRALELDPQNWRASYYLAHATTSNSEAIQILEAIVKRFETDNDLIGKLRLQKSLTEILFDLGQRYWGVGQFDRAIHFHTRSVKAHYTGGDRALVIMEQYRSQQRWLDIVNLLNTIQKEPTGDPQNLADMMVKLAAHESLHEILLQTAIETKQFDFLERIYESAINTAVKRQVCTSLYYLRYYYANAVYQQPENEERAIGLWELALKDDLPRTVLEVENILPDLIRKLAPLYLRRARAAERDSDIARSYLERISSILPDETSENNIVFPAKLYLARYYHVQGDKLRAKQIARSVVKMALEILSDGDYDNDYLAYWRLLLVFLPLEDDKNACAAVVMAGLGGDQEPEDSPEEKQTVFDSSKRTTSPASMPITREGDAQKPTKTTEPRKHRRSTRRDTEVLNRKYNTTGKSSIDNYSSTKKENQQQQKQLQKQLQELQEEQQKASHSHSRPIFAVCDANCGYGWTTASEMWWCRDCINLTFDRDCYERLKNGTLQMNICDRGHDFLYIPKWDTEKMKKVPGLCVPYGDRIISLDEWKREIWREYVEIDVPVGRRMSRCFF from the exons ATGACTGTCCAGCACGTCTCCACCCCCGCCAGCAACTCAACACCCACTAGCCTCGATGCTGCCGCCAACAAGGAAATATCCGCCATCTGGGCTCAGGTTCAAGCACGGGTTATCCAGCTGGCCGGTGGCGATACCAAAAAGATCAAAACCAATTTGTCCATTGATGGTGTCCTCGCGCGGCTTGATCAGGCGCAGGAATCCCGGGAGGAATCTTCTTCCTCCAAGGCCAAGGTCTATAACACCATCCGTGCCACTTTCAACACCACTTTGCAAGTCATTCAGACTGTCGGGGAAATCGTCTCTCAGGGAGCATCTGAG GTCTTTGGTCCTACCGATCTTTGCTTCAATGTCATCAGTTACGTGATCTCGGCCTGGCAAGGCTACCAGGGCATCTTTGAGAGTCTGGCTGACCTCCTGGATCGATGTGCTCAGTACCTGAGCCGCCTGGAATACTATGTTCGGGGTGGCATGGATGCCAAACTGACTAAGGTCGCCTGTCAACATTTGCAGCTCTTTGTCGAGGTTTGTGACCGGACTATTGAGCTCAGTCGCTCCAAACGCAAGAAGCTACGAGTATTCACCAaaatcctcttcctcgatgACAATGATATTGACGACCTGCTGCAGAAGATGGCCAGCCTTGTGGACCAAGAGGGTCGGTTGGTCACTGCTCAGATGTTTAACTTTGTATCTGAGGCCGTTAACAACACTCAAAAGAATCTGGCCATTAGCCATGAGATGGATGAGAAGATTGACGTCCTGATGGAGGATCGGTTCGACCAGCGAAAAGAACATGAGATCAAACGTCGACGAGATATTGTCTTGAAGACTTTAGCCTTCGAGGAAAACAAACTCGATCCCGTAAAGAAGGAGCCTGATCCGTACTGGCACCGGAACTATCACAACTATCGCAAGTCAGTTGTCCCTGGCACCGGCCAATGGATCTTTGACGACCCAAGATACGCCGCGTGGGAGAGCAATCGTAAAGGCAGATCGCCCATTCTGGCTATCAAGGGCGTTGAAGGCTCCGGCAAGAGCTACCTGACCTCGACAATTATTCGAAGTCTCCGTAACCGTAGTGCCGCGGAAGATTCGGGCTCACGGACCCTGGTAGCTTTCTACTTTCTGGAGGGCGAGTCCAAAGAAGAAGTCCGAAAAGCCAACCATTTCGATATCATCGCCAAGTCTATAATCTGGCAACTCGTCCAGTCTGATGCATCTTATCTGAAGTCTGTTGCCAGCATCTGCGAGAAGACCAAAGACTTGGATCCGGATGAGATTCTGTCGCAGCTCCTTTTTGATAACAACGACCTGGATCGCATGGACGCAACATTCTTCATTATCATCGATGGCCTAGGCGATGTGATTGGGGATGGCTTCGTTAGGTTCCTTCAGAAGGCCTCTGAGCTTTGGAAGGACCGACATATCCGGATTCTGCTGAACGGACATACGAGAGCATTTGAGCAGCTGGCAACCGTTAAAGGCGTGTTCTTCCAGAGCATTCCAATCAGTGCTAGGAATAGATCGGACGTGGAATTGTTCATCGAGTCGCGAATGAACAGTATTGATGCACTCAAGGACACTGCACGAATGGGGGTTCCAGCACTGCGGAAAAAGATCTGTGATACCCTTTGCCAAAGGACCGCAGGTGATTTCTTCAGGATTAACACTGTCTTAAAGCGCATCAGCTCGCTGGATTATGTGAACGACATCGATCGTGTTCTCGCAGACGCCGGAAAGGAACGGTCCCAGCAGATCCTTGCTGACATCGATAAGCTTAACAATACGAGGACACCCAAAGAACTCTCAGAGATCAATGAAATTATCCTCTGGATCCTTCATGGAAGAGAATGGTTCAAGCCTTACCAGATGGCATCTGTGCTCTACTTGAAGAGCGGAGAGCTCTCACTGTTACCGCTTGAATCAAAGCTCTCGCTGAAGTATCATTTGTTTGACATCGACACTGATGGCGATATCGATTTCAGTTCCTATGAGATTCCGGAGCTGATTCCTGAGAAAAGCCAGGTCATTCAGGAGGACTCCAGCCCCGACACCTCAGCGCGAGTCCAGCCCAATGAAGTGTCAATCGTCAGACATTTCCTTCGTACAGTTTGCCCACCAGAAGTTTATGGCAAATTTGACTTTGAGACGTTCTTCGAACAAAAACTCAGTGGCAAGCGATGCCGCATCTACCGTGACGACAAAGATGCGTCGGAAATCAAGATGGCTCTAACCTGCCTACGCATCCTCACCGAAGAGAGAGACGAGCGGTCAGAGATCCTACGTCCGTACGCCATTAGCTACGTCCTTCAGCATCTATCCTCAGTGGATCTTGCGTTTGCGGACCGTGACCTGAAGAGTGCTGTTGGACCTCGCCTCTTGAAGTTGTTCACCGAAGATACTGCAACAGATGCATTAGTCTGGGCTGATGATGCTACCAAGGCTGTACCATTGGGAACGCAAATCCGTACCACATGGTTGGACAGTGACGTCGGCGTAGAGCAGGTCCTACGATGGTTTGGAGATTCAGCAGTTATCTCTGAGATTTCGAACCTGAAGGATCGGGAATGGATCTCGGAGCTTATGACCAGCTCGGACCCGAAGAAGGTGCTGCTTTTGCCTTTTGCAAAGAGGATGGCAGTGCACTGGTTGCGGTGCCCATCTATGCGGCCATTTGCTCGGAATGcgttctttttcctttttgattTCCTTGACAAG CTCGAGGGCTCTAACGAGTACTTAGCAGGCGGCACGTCAGTTGACCTGATGGCGCCCAGTCTGGACAGGATTCATGAAGTTGAGGAATGGTCGCAGCGGCTTTTAGAAATCGAGGAAAAAGACAGTCTCTGGGAAGTCCAAGTAGCCATCATACTTGAGAGCTTCTCGTTCGCCTCCGAGTCTCAGGCTAGATGTCGTCGAGCATTAGAACTGGATCCCCAGAACTGGCGAGCTTCTTATTACTTAGCACATGCGACGACCTCCAACAGCGAAGCCATTCAAATTCTGGAAGCGATAGTAAAACGATTTGAAACAGACAACGACTTGATTGGAAAACTCAGACTCCAAAAATCACTAACTGAAATCCTGTTTGACCTGGGACAGAGATACTGGGGAGTAGGCCAGTTCGATCGAGCAATCCATTTCCATACCCGGTCAGTCAAAGCACACTACACGGGCGGTGATCGTGCTCTAGTCATAATGGAGCAATATCGCTCTCAACAACGATGGCTAGACATCGTAAACTTGTTGAACACAATCCAGAAAGAGCCAACGGGCGATCCACAGAATCTGGCAGATATGATGGTGAAACTTGCCGCTCACGAGAGTCTCCATGAAATTTTGCTACAAACCGCCATCGAAACAAAACAGTTTGACTTCCTGGAAAGGATATATGAGAGCGCTATCAATACCGCCGTGAAACGCCAGGTGTGCACCAGTCTCTACTACCTTCGTTACTACTACGCAAATGCTGTCTACCAGCAGCCCGAGAACGAAGAGCGAGCGATTGGACTGTGGGAACTCGCGCTGAAAGACGACCTTCCCAGAACAGTCCTCGAAGTTGAAAACATCCTTCCAGACTTAATACGGAAATTGGCGCCTCTCTACCTCCGGCGCGCGAGAGCGGCTGAGCGAGACTCCGACATAGCCAGGTCCTACTTGGAGCGGATATCGAGTATCCTGCCGGATGAAACGTCCGAGAACAACATTGTTTTTCCAGCCAAGTTATACCTTGCAAGATACTACCATGTGCAGGGTGACAAACTCAGAGCCAAGCAGATTGCTCGAAGTGTGGTGAAGATGGCTCTAGAGATCTTGTCCGACGGTGACTACGACAATGACTATCTGGCATACTGGCGGTTATTGCTCGTGTTTCTGCCCTTAGAAGACGACAAGAACGCATGCGCAGCCGTTGTCATGGCAGGACTCGGAGGTGATCAAGAACCCGAAGACTCCCCAGAAGAAAAACAAACCGTTTTCGACTCCAGCAagagaacaacaagcccggCTTCCATGCCCATAACTCGAGAGGGAGACGCCCAGAAACCCACCAAAACAACCGAACCCCGAAAACACCGACGAAGCACCCGACGAGACACCGAGGTCCTCAACCGAAAATACAACACCACCGGCAAAAGCAGCATCGACAACTACAGCAGCACCAAGAAGGAgaaccagcaacagcaaaaaCAGCTTCAAAAACAGTTGCAGGAATtgcaagaagaacaacaaaaAGCCTCTCATTCACATTCCCGTCCCATATTCGCCGTCTGCGACGCAAACTGCGGCTATGGCTGGACGACTGCGAGTGAAATGTGGTGGTGTCGGGATTGCATCAATCTAACCTTCGACCGGGACTGCTATGAGCGACTCAAAAATGGGACGCTGCAGATGAATATTTGTGATAGGGGGCATGACTTCTTGTATATTCCGAAGTGGGATacggagaagatgaagaaagtTCCTGGGTTGTGTGTGCCGTATGGGGATAGGATTATTTCGTTAGATGAGTGGAAGAGGGAGATTTGGAGGGAGTATGTGGAGATTGATGTGCCGGTGGGGCGGCGTATGAGTAGATGTTTCTTTTGA
- a CDS encoding allantoinase alX (COG:F;~EggNog:ENOG410PI1G;~InterPro:IPR002195,IPR011059,IPR017593,IPR006680, IPR032466;~MEROPS:MER0005767;~PFAM:PF01979;~go_function: GO:0004038 - allantoinase activity [Evidence IEA];~go_function: GO:0008270 - zinc ion binding [Evidence IEA];~go_function: GO:0016787 - hydrolase activity [Evidence IEA];~go_function: GO:0016810 - hydrolase activity, acting on carbon-nitrogen (but not peptide) bonds [Evidence IEA];~go_function: GO:0016812 - hydrolase activity, acting on carbon-nitrogen (but not peptide) bonds, in cyclic amides [Evidence IEA];~go_function: GO:0050897 - cobalt ion binding [Evidence IEA];~go_process: GO:0000256 - allantoin catabolic process [Evidence IEA]) yields the protein MASTTTTTTAMDTIAVVTSSRAVISGRLTSATIVISRRTGKITAVFDSVIPANEFPEGTPYTDYSPHVLLPGLVDAHVHLNEPGRTEWEGFYTGTQAAAFGGVTTVIDMPLNAIPPTTTVPAFKEKLQAAEGKCWVDVGFYGGIIPGNASELKALVHEGIRGFKGFLCDSGVEEFPMVTSEDIKKAMIELADEPTTLMFHAEMQPHDKCQGTGTQHEESGPVEAYSTFLASRPSSWETGAVEEILSLAHLAPKLNLHIVHLSAMEAIPLLRKARSQGIPITAETCFHYLSLAAEEIRDGDTRHKCCPPIRSQLNQDALWTELERHGDDEGVIKTVVSDHSPCTPDLKHLPAHIPPGDADSAHNGSFFSAWGGISSVGLGLPILWTELSRRNGLTSAPDDANTKRALQDIVRLCCANTAAQVGLQSRKGDLVPGYDADICVFDDTAEWLVEPNTMLFRNKCSPYQGRVLRGMVRETWLRGEKIFSRDAGFSNKTPSGSLLLEKRV from the exons ATGGCCTCAActacaaccacaaccaccgccATGGACACCATCGCCGTCGTGACCTCGTCTCGAGCTGTGATTTCCGGCCGTCTGACTTCAGCCACCATTGTCATCTCTCGTCGCACTGGCAAGATCACTGCTGTCTTTGACTCGGTCATTCCCGCCAACGAATTCCCCGAGGGAACACCGTATACCGACTATTCGCCCCATGTTCTGCTTCCCGGCTTGGTCGATGCCCATGTCCACCTCAACGAACCCGGCCGTACTGAATGGGAGGGATTCTATACTGGTACCCAGGCTGCGGCCTTCGGAGGCGTCACCACCGTCATCGACATGCCTCTGAACGCCATCCCGCCGACAACAACTGTTCCCGCCTTCAAGGAGAAGCTCCAGGCCGCTGAGGGCAAGTGCTGGGTTGATGTTGGCTTCTATGGCGGCATTATCCCTGGGAATGCTTCCGAGCTCAAGGCCCTTGTCCATGAAGGCATTCGCGGCTTCAAAGGCTTCCTCTGTGACAGCGGT GTTGAAGAGTTTCCGATGGTAACTTCCGAGGATATCAAGAAGGCGATGATTGAATTAGCAGATGAACCTACCACCCTCATGTTCCACGCGGAGATGCAACCGCACGATAAATGCCAAGGAACCGGGACACAACACGAGGAATCCGGACCTGTCGAAGCATATTCAACGTTCCTGGCATCCAGACCATCCTCTTGGGAGACCGGTGCTGTCGAAGAGATTCTTTCCCTGGCCCATCTCGCCCCCAAGCTTAACCTGCACATCGTTCACTTATCTGCCATGGAGGCCATTCCACTTTTGCGCAAGGCTCGTTCCCAAGGCATCCCCATCACAGCAGAAACCTGCTTCCACTATCTTTCCTTGGCCGCAGAGGAGATCCGGGACGGAGACACCCGCCACAAATGTTGCCCACCGATCCGCTCCCAGCTGAACCAGGACGCTCTCTGGACCGAACTGGAACGCCACGGGGACGACGAAGGCGTCATCAAAACCGTTGTCTCGGATCACTCGCCCTGCACACCCGATCTCAAACACCTCCCCGCGCACATTCCTCCAGGAGATGCCGACAGCGCACACAACGGcagcttcttctccgcctGGGGTGGTATCTCTTCCGTAGGTCTGGGCCTTCCCATCCTCTGGACAGAACTCAGCCGCCGTAACGGTCTCACCTCCGCACCCGACGACGCCAACACCAAGCGTGCTCTCCAGGATATCGTGCGTCTCTGCTGCGCCAACACCGCCGCCCAGGTCGGTCTGCAGTCACGAAAGGGTGATCTGGTCCCCGGTTACGACGCGGATATCTGCGTCTTCGACGACACTGCTGAATGGCTCGTCGAACCGAACACCATGCTTTTCCGCAACAAGTGCTCGCCATACCAGGGCCGTGTTCTTCGCGGAATGGTCCGCGAAACCTGGCTTCGCGGTGAAAAGATCTTCAGTCGGGATGCGGGGTTCAGTAACAAGACTCCTTCGGGCAGTCTCCTATTGGAGAAACGGGTTTGA
- a CDS encoding TMEM199/VMA12 family protein (COG:S;~EggNog:ENOG410Q2FQ;~InterPro:IPR021013;~PFAM:PF11712;~TransMembrane:2 (i152-171o202-225i);~go_process: GO:0070072 - vacuolar proton-transporting V-type ATPase complex assembly [Evidence IEA]), whose protein sequence is MVQLVITTRILSAIEAIPESRREDLDLPDSLKLNAPILHEQLIGLSRYLKSNSDGHDGDSNTPTSLNSLLHGTKVYVPPPPKKPEPSPEYLAQKSRLLAAVEADAYNRMTSSSTYTTKGPSPIFTSTTPTLSAIHDQNTSDTDAKDPLTPSLVLNIFLSVLLTGFSTYWALSKFSTPDILTSTVAGAWRGKDMRGASEPVRVLLSLFVALLVGLAEVLIYAIYLGKSEDARVKEKKMRERKKVVGSEQVGGRSEETETDEQVHKVDGDEEKIWGRGANGGIRRRVRERWEEQEKEQEWKG, encoded by the exons ATGGTTCAGCTCGTGATCACCACGCGCATCCTCTCCGCGATTGAGGCCATCCCAGAATCTCGTCGCGAGGACCTCGACCTTCCGGACTCTTTGAAGTTGAATGCTCCAATTTTACACGAGCAACTGATTGGTTTATCGCGGTACCTGAAAAGCAATTCAGACGGTCACGATGGCGACAGCAACACCCCGACATCCTTGAACTCGCTCCTTCACGGGACAAAGGTGTACGTGCCTCCGCCGCCCAAGAAGCCAGAACCG AGCCCCGAATACCTCGCCCAAAAGTCCCGCCTCCTCGCAGCCGTCGAAGCAGACGCCTACAACCGCATGACCTCTTCCTCAACCTATACAACCAAGGGCCCATCACCAATCTTCACCTCCACGACACCAACCCTCTCCGCAATCCACGACCAAAACACCTCAGACACCGACGCAAAAGACCCTCTTACCCCTTCCCTTGTCCTAAACATCTTCCTCTCCGTGCTCTTGACGGGTTTCAGCACATACTGGGCGCTGAGCAAGTTCTCGACACCGGATATACTCACTTCAACAGTTGCGGGTGCGTGGAGGGGGAAGGATATGCGTGGGGCGTCGGAGCCGGTGCGCGTGTTGTTGAGTCTTTTTGTGGCGCTGCTTGTTGGGTTGGCGGAGGTGTTGATTTATGCTATTTACCTCGGCAAGTCGGAGGATGCGAGGGTtaaggagaagaagatgagagagaggaagaaagttGTTGGGAGTGAGCAGGTTGGTGGTAGGTCTGAGGAGACTGAGACCGATGAACAGGTGCACAAGGTGGATGGGGACGAGGAGAAAATCTGGGGCCGTGGTGCGAATGGAGGGATAcggaggagggtgagggAGAGATgggaggagcaggagaaggagcaggaATGGAAGGGTTGA
- the PRF1 gene encoding tubulin-binding prefolding complex subunit PAC10 (BUSCO:EOG09264UVA;~COG:O;~EggNog:ENOG410PMX5;~InterPro:IPR004127,IPR016655,IPR009053;~PFAM:PF02996;~go_component: GO:0016272 - prefoldin complex [Evidence IEA];~go_process: GO:0006457 - protein folding [Evidence IEA]): MADKSTSSTVTAQTNPRGIPVAPFVDNVADYVSSREDVEPTLRRFQEMISKYQFMEVNAQRRAVGLRDKIPDIKKTLEMVRFLKMRRESTESDLDTSFELNDTLYARASISPADTEEVYLWLGANVMLAYPIGEAEEMLQEKLSAAQSSLSNCEEDQEFLREQITTLEVATARVYNWDVVQRRKDKADGKGDDNPEKPGG; encoded by the exons ATGGCAGACAAATCCACCTCAAG CACAGTAACAGCCCAAACCAACCCCCGCGGAATCCCCGTCGCCCCCTTCGTCGACAACGTCGCCGACTACGTCTCCTCCCGCGAAGATGTCGAACCCACACTCCGCCGCTTCCAGGAGATGATCTCCAAATATCAGTTCATGGAAGTCAACGCGCAACGGCGCGCCGTCGGCCTCCGTGACAAGATCCCCGATATCAAGAAGACGTTGGAAATGGTTCGGTttttgaagatgaggagggag TCAACCGAATCCGACCTCGACACAAGTTTCGAACTAAACGATACCCTCTATGCCCGCGCCTCGATCTCGCCCGCTGATACCGAGGAAGTGTACCTCTGGCTCGGCGCTAATGTGATGCTGGCCTATCCCATTGGTGAAGCAGAGGAGATGTTGCAAGAGAAACTCTCTGCGGCGCAGTCGTCGCTGTCGAATTGTGAGGAGGATCAGGAGTTCCTGCGGGAGCAGATTACG ACCCTGGAGGTTGCGACTGCTCGTGTGTACAACTGGGATGTTGTGCAACGGAGAAAAGATAAGGCAGATGGGAAAGGTGATGATAACCCTGAGAAGCCGGGTGGTTGA